In the genome of Bradyrhizobium ottawaense, the window GCGCCAGTCCGGACAGAAGCCCCACACGCCACATGCGCAACATTTGCGTTCTCACTTCAGCTTGCATTTGCTCTCCGGACGATCGTAGCCGAGCGTGTCGAGCTCGGAGACCTGGTGCAGGAAACCCTCCTGCGGCGAGACCGACACCACCATGCGGCCATCGACAAGGAGGATGGGCTGGCGCAGCTGCAGATTCCAGTCGCGCAGGGTCAGCCGCGTGCCCTTGAAGGCGGCGACCGAAAAATCCGGGCCCTTGATGAAATCAGTCACCTTCTTGACGTCGCCCGAATTGGTGCGCGAGGTCGCTTCGCCGATCATGCGGGCCGCGGTCCAGGCCTGCATGTCGAGCGCGGTCATGCGCCGCGCGTTCAGCTTGACGAAGCGGTTCTGCATCTGGATCGCGCCCCACTGGTCCTGCGATGCGTCCCAGCTGCGCGGCACCAGGCCGGCCGAGCCCGCAACGGGGCGGGGATCCCAGGTGCGATAGGGCAAATACGCGCCGAACACCTCGCTCTCGTCGGCGGCGACCAGTACGTCGTAAGCGGGCGCGCCTTGCGTGAACACTGGCATCTGGCGCTGGATCAGCGTCACGCCGCTATCGGTGCGGCGCGCGCCGCCCTTGTCCTCGAACGTTTTCTCCTGAACGATCTTGGCGCCGAACCGCGTGGCGGTGCGCCGGAGTGCATCGGCGAACAGCTTATCTTCATCATGCGAGCCGACCACGAGCAGCCAGCGCGACCACTTTTTCCAAACCAGATATTGCCCGAGCGCATCCGCCAGCATCGCCCGTGTCGGCGCGGTGTGGATCACGTTGGCGCGGCAATCGACCTCGCGCAGCCGCTCGTCGATCGCCCCCGCGTTGAACAGCAGCGTGCCGCGGTCGCGCAAGGCGTCCGAGACTTTCAGCAGCGCATCGGCGGGCAGGTCGGCGATGATGAAGCCGTTCTTCTCCGCGAGCGCGGTCGCGGCCTGGACGACGTCCTCGCCTTCCTTGATGCGGCGCTCTTCCAGCGCGAACCGCTGGCCCAGGAATTTGCCGGTGGTATTGTTGTCCTCGATCGCGAGCCGCGCGCCGGCGACGCCGTCATTCTCCGCGGGCTGCTCGACCAGCGACAGTGTGGATCTGGTGCCGGCGACGCCGAGATAGCCGACGCCGATCAGGGCAGGCTCCGCCGCGAGCGCGCTCGTCGCAGCAAGACCTAAGCCAATCAGGCCGGCCAACCATCGGATCATGTTTCCTCCAAGCGTTCTCCCCCGCTTGACCGCCGGTAGAGAATTGTCTCTGCTTCAAGCATGACCAATTTGTCAGGGCATGCAACCCCGCATTTCGTCCCCGCGCGTGCGAGGCCTGGAATCACGATCATGCGAGCATTGATGATGATCGCCGCTTTGCTGTTGACGCCTTCGCTCGCGCGCGCCGATCCACCGAAGCTTGCCGTGTTCGATTTCGAGCTGATCGACACCAGCCTGCCCGGGGAGTTCTACGGCTCCAGGCCCGAAGAGGCGCGGCTCGTGCTCATCAGCGAGCAGCTGCGCAAGGAATTGACGGAGTCCGGCAGGTTCCAGGTGCTCGACATCGCGCCGGTCAGGGATGCCGCCCGTCACGCCAACTTACAGGCCTGCGGCGGCTGCGATCTCAAGCTCGCGGGCGAATTGGGCGCTGACCTCGAGATCACCGGCATGGTGCAGAAGGTCTCGAACCTGATCATCAATCTCAACATCTATTTGCGCGACGTGAAGACCGGCAACATGATCGCCGCCGCGAGCGCCGACATGCGCGGCAACACGGATGAAGCCTGGACCCGCACGATGAGCTACCTGATCCGCAACCGGCTATTGGCGCCGAATTACGGCAAGCGGGAGTAGGGGCGCTCTTTACCCTCCAGAATCGTAGGGTGGGCAAAGGCGCACTTGCGCCGTGCCCACGATCAATCAATGATTCGAGAGAAATCGTGGGCACGCTTCGCTTTGCCCACCCTACGATACTGCGCTCGCGGAGAGATACCCCTCATCGCAAGGGGAGAAGGAAGAAAGACATCACCCCTTCAGCTTCTCCGCATGCCAGTGCAGATGATCGCCCATGAAGGTCGAGATGAAATAATAGCTGTGGTCGTAGCCCGCCTGACGCCGCAGCGTCAGCGGGATGCCCGCCTTGCTGCAGGCGGCTTCGAGCAGCTCGGGCTTCAGCTGTTCTTTGAGGAAATTGTCGGCCTCGCCGACGTCGACCAGGAAGCCCGAAAACTTCGCGCCATCCTCGATCAGCGCCACCGTGTCGTGGCCGCGCCAGGCGTCCTTGTTCGGCCCGAGATAGCCGGTCAGCGCCTTGGTGCCCCAGGGCACGAGCGAGGGCGCCACGATCGGCGCGAAGGCGCTCGCGGCGCGATAGCGGTGCGGGTTGCGCAGCGCCACCGTCAGCGCGCCGTGGCCGCCCATCGAATGGCCCATGATCGATTGCCGTTTGGCGTCGACGGGAAAATTTCCCGCGATGAGCTTGGGCAATTCGTCCGTGACATAGCTCCACATCCGATAATTGCGCGCGAACGGCTCCTGCGTGGCGTCGACATAGAAGCCGGCCCCTAAGCCGAAATCATAGGCATTGTTGGCGTCGCCCGGCACGTCGGCGCCGCGCGGTGAGGTGTCGGGCGCGACGAAGATCAGGCCGAGCTCGGCGCAGGCTTTGCGGAATTCGCCCTTCTCGGTGACGTTGGCATGGGTGCAGGTGAGCCCGGACAGATACCAGACCACGGGCAGCTTGGCGCCGTCGGCATGCGGGGGAACATAGACCGAGAACACCATGTCGGTTCCGGTCGCCTGGCTGGCATGGCGATACACGCCCTGCACGCCGCCGTAGGATTTGTTGGTCGAGACAGTCTGAATCGTCATGCCTTCACTCCGTGGCATCTCACCACATCAATATTGCAACGCTTGTGTGACCGAATTTGTGGCAGCTGCCCGCGTCAGGCAACACCGCTGTCGATCGCCAGCCGCACCAGCTCGACCGAGGTCTTCACCCCGAGCTTCTGGCGCATGATCGACGAGGTGTTGGCGACCGTCTTGTAGGACGATTGCACCAGCCAGGCGATCTCGGACAGGCTCTTGCCGGCGCTGAGCAGCCGCAGGATCTCCATCTCGCGCGCATTCAGCTTGGACAGCGGGCTTTGCGCCAGCGTCGGCCCCGCAAAGGCGATGCTGCGCGCGATCGCGCTCGGCAGGTACGTGGCGCCGCCGCCGACGGCGCGAATCGCCTCGACGAGGTCATCAGGATCGCCGGTCTTGGAGACGTAGCCCTTGGCGCCGCATTCGATCGCGCGCGCGGCAAAGGCCGGGTCGTCGTTCATGCTGAACATGATGATGCGGGCCTCGGGCGCGCGCTCGAGGATGCGGCGCGCGAGCTCGAAGCCGGAGACGGTCGGCAGATTGATGTCGATGATGCAGAGGTCGGGGCGTTCGACGATGAAGACGCACTCGCCGTCCTCGGCGTCGGCGGCCTCCAAAATCTCGATCTCGCCCTCGTCGGCCAGCACGGCACGGCAGCCGGAGGCGACAATGGGATGATCGTCGACGATCAGAATGCGCATAGGCGTTTCCTTGTGACAGCGTCGGCCTGTTTCGCGCCCGGCCGGGATTGCTGTACGCTTCCGATTAGATATCCGCCGCTTCGCCGCTGTCAACGTCATCGGACAGCGGCGGGCGAGGCTTCGCGAGGCACGGGCGACACCAATGTGGCAAAATCTATCCTTGCGCGGGCGCATCAACCTCTTGCTGGCGCTGCTGCTGGCGCTGGGGCTCGCCGTGAATATCGGCCGCCAGGTCGCCGAGGCAGGTCCCCGCGTGCAGGCCGAGGACCAGAGCGTGATCCGGCTCGCGCGCGAATTCATCGAGATGATCGTGGCCGATCTCAACGAGGCGCCCGATCCGGATGCCAGGCTGAACCAGATCGCGCGCGATCTCAGCCGCCTGCGCCATGTCAGCATCACGCTTCGGGACACCGGCGGCAATCCGCAGACGCCGCCCCGGCTTGACACTGACGCCGACATGCGCGGGCCGCCGGCCTGGTTCGTCAGCCTGGTCCATCCCGAGCAGACCGCGGTGAGCGTGCCGGTCTCGATCCATGGCAAGCCCGGATCGCTCCTGATCACCTCGCATCCCGATGACGAGATCGCGGAGATCTGGGACGGCATCGTGACCCAGCTCGAGGTCGGCACGGCGATCGCGCTGGCGCTGTTTTTCCTGATGATGAAAGTGGTCGGCCGGGCGCTGGCCCCGCTCCAGTCTCTGGCGGAGGCAATGGGGAAGCTCGAAGGCGGACATTACGAGGCCCGCGTCGCGCCGGGCGGCGCGCCGGAGCTCGCCGCAATCTGCACCAAGCTCAACCACCTTGCCGCAACCCTCGGTGAGGCGGTCGAGGACAAGCGGCGCCTCGCCGAGCGGGCGGTGTCGCTCCAGGACATCGAGCGCAAGGAGATCGCGCGCGAGCTCCACGACGAGTTCGGGCCGTATCTGTTCTCGCTGCGGGCGCATGCCGGCGCCCTGGCGAAGCAGGCGGATGGACGCGTCCCGAATGCGGAGGCGGTGCGAAAACATGGCAGCGCCATGCTGGAGCAGATCAACGCGCTGCAGCAGTTCAACCGCCGCGTGCTGGAGCGCCTCCGCCCCGTCGGCCTTGCCGAGCTCGGGCTGCGCCAGGCGCTCGAGTCGCTGTCGCGGCTGTGGCGGGAGTCGCATCCGGATGTCGCGATCGAGACCGTGATCTCGCCGTCGCTCGGGGTCACCGGCGAGACCGCCGATCTCACCATCTATCGCATCGTGCAGGAGGCGCTCACCAACGTGTTCCGCCACGCCGGCGCGACCTCGGTCAATGTCGTCATCGAGCCGGCGCAGCAGATGGCGCAGGACGGCCGCTGCTGCGCGCGGGTGCGGGTCAGCGACAATGGCCGCGGCATGGAGCCGGGCCAGAAGCTCGGCTTCGGCCTCGTCGGCATGCGTGAGCGGATTCTGGCGCTGGGCGGCACGCTCAACGTCGTCTCCGGCGATGGCGGTTTGACCGTGGAAGCGCTGGTTCCGACCGCGGCCGCCTGATCGCTCTCCCGAGGTGATCGGGAAAAATTCCCGATTTAGTCGGGAAAACGGGAGCGGATAGCGCCCGATCTTTTGTGGCTGGCGCGCGACCGGCTGCCGATTACACTTCGTCTCAACCAATCGGCGAAAATCAAAACAGCCGGTGGTCACGGATGGGAAGGCGGGGATGGGCAAGGTTCTTTCGTTCAAGCGTCGTTTGTTGATGGCCTCGGTGTCGACCGGTCTGGTGTCCGGGGTGGTTTTGGCGGGCCCCGCCGGGGCCGCGCAAGACGAGGAGACCAACGTCCAGAATCTGCCGCCGGTCGAAGTGGCGGCACCGCCGCCGTCGGTGGCGAGGCGTACCGCGCCGACGCGACCCGTCGCGCGCATCGGGGCAGCGTCGTCCGCCGCGCCGAAGACACGGCTTTATGTCTACCCGACCTCGCCGGGCATCGGCAGAGGCCTCGATGTCGACAAGGTCCCGTCGGCGATCAACGCCGTCGATGCCAGCCAGATCAAGCGCACCGGTTCGCTGAACGTCACCGACGCGCTGCGCGACAACATCGCCGGCGTCAACATCACCGAGGTCACCGGCAATCCGTTCCAGCCGGATGTCGAATTCCGTGGCTTTGTCGCTTCGCCCGTGACCGGCACGCCGCAAGGCCTTGCGGTGTATCAGAACGGCGTCCGCATCAACGAGGCCTTCTCGGACGCGGTCAATTGGGACCTGATCCCCACCGCCGCGATCAGGTCGGTGACGCTGGTGACCAACAATCCCGCCTTCGGCCTCAACGCGCTCGGCGGCGCCATCAACCTGCAAATGAAGGACGGCTTCACCTATCAGGGCGCCGAGATCGACGTCATGGGCGGCTCGTTCGGCCGCGTCCAGGGCTCGGCGCAATGGGGCAAGCAGGTCGACAAGAACTACGGCGTCTATGCCGCGCTCGAAGGCCTGCGCGACAATGGCTTCCGCAACTTCTCGCAATCAACGGTGCGGCGTTTCTACGGCGATGTCGGCTACAAGGCCGGCGACAGCGAATTCCACGCCAATATGGGCGTCGCCAAGAACGATTTCGGCGCCAGCGCCACCGTTCCGGCCGAACTGCTCGACAAATATTGGGGCGCGACCTACACCACGCCGCAGACCACGTCCAACCGCGTCGGCTATCTCAACCTGACCGGAAAGGCCGATCCGACGCCGACCTGGACGCTCGAAGGCACCGCGCATGTGCGCAGGTACGAGCAGAAGCTCGTCGACGGCAATCCGACCGATGTGCAGGAATGCGCCGTTCTGGGCCTGTTGTGCTTCGGTGACGATGCGACGCCGGCCAACGGCACCAATGGCGCGCAGCTCGTAAATCCCTATCCGCTCGGAACCATCCTCGGCGAGATCGACCGGAGCACGATCCGTTCGACCACCTTCGGCGTATCAGGGCAGGCCACCAACACCGATCAACTGTTCGGGCACGACAACCGCTTCGTGATGGGCACGACCTATGACGCCAGCGTCACACGCTACAACGCCACCGCCGAGATCGGCTCGATCGGAGAAAATTACGTCGTCAGCGGTAGCGGCCTATTCCTGGGGCCGACCGGTCAGCCGGAAACAATTGCCGGTCCCGTCTCGCTGCGGACCGTCAACCAATATAACGGCCTGTATGCGATGGACACGTTCAACGTCACGGATGCCTTCGCCGTCACCGGCGGCGGCCGCTTCAACGTGGCGCGCATCAGCCTGGAGGATCAGCTCGGGACTGATCTCAACGGCGATCATACCTTCACCCGCTTCAACCCAGTGATCGGCGGCACCTACAAGATCACGCCGGGGCTGACTGCCTATGCCGGCTATTCCGAGGCCAACCGCGTGCCGACGCCGCTCGAGCTCGGCTGTTCCGATCCGGCCCGTCCCTGTTTGATCGCGGCGTTTCTGGTTTCCGATCCGCCGCTCAAGCAGGTCGTGTCCAAGACCGTGGAGGCAGGCCTGCGCGGCACCAAGGAGCTGAACATCGGCACCCTCGGCTGGAAGATCGGCGGCTTCCGCGCCACCAATTATGACGACATCGTCGCGGTGCCCGTGGTCGGACGGACCGGCTTCGGCTATTTCTCCAATGTCGGCCGGACCCGCCGGCAGGGCCTCGAGGCCGAGGTCAACATCAAGTCGCCGACGCTCCAGTTCCAGGCAAGCTACGCCTTCGTCGACGCGCGCTTCCTCGATCCGCTGGAACTCGGCTCCGAAAGCCCGTTGGCCGACCCGGCCAGCGAGACCATCCAGGTCAGGCCCGGCAACCAGCTCCCCGCGATCCCGCGCCACCGCATCAAGGTCGGCATCGACTATGCCGTGACCGACGTCTGGAAGGTCGGCGGCAACGCGCTGTTCGTCTCCAGCCAGTACCTGGTCGGCGACGAGTCGAACCAGTTCGCGAAACTGCCGTCCTATACCGTGTTCAATCTCCACACCTCCTACCAGGTGGCGAAGAACATCCAGCTCTATGGCAAGGTCGACAACATCTTCGACAAGCGCTACGCGACCTACGGCCAGTTCTTCGACACGGGAGCCTTGCCCAACTTCACCAACGGCGGCAACGACTTCACCGATCCGCACTCGCTGAGCCCGGCGAGGCCACGCGCGTTCTACGCGGGCATGCGGGTGACGTTCTAGGCGCGAAGGCGCAGCCGGCCGCGCCGGGGCAGAGAGTTCCCCGCCGCCTCGGGCGGACGGCTTGCGTAGAATGTCCTGCCTCCGGCATCATGCGCCCGGAGGCTCGCTTTGCCGTGTCGTTGAAAAATCCGGGTGCCGTCGCTGCTATCGTTTCAGCGCTCCGACATGTTTACGGCGATGAGGTCGCCCGCCTCATGCTCGTCGAGGGCATGAGCCTGGCCGACCTGATCGATGCGATGTTTTCTGCGCCATTGACGCATCGCGAGGCCGTTCGAGATATCACCGACGGATTGGACGATTTTGTCATTTCACCAGACCTCGGTCTCATGTGGCACCTCAGGTACATCTACGCAGACGAGCCCGGCTCCCTGCACGTCGTGGACATGGAAATCGCCACG includes:
- a CDS encoding response regulator, with the translated sequence MRILIVDDHPIVASGCRAVLADEGEIEILEAADAEDGECVFIVERPDLCIIDINLPTVSGFELARRILERAPEARIIMFSMNDDPAFAARAIECGAKGYVSKTGDPDDLVEAIRAVGGGATYLPSAIARSIAFAGPTLAQSPLSKLNAREMEILRLLSAGKSLSEIAWLVQSSYKTVANTSSIMRQKLGVKTSVELVRLAIDSGVA
- a CDS encoding TonB-dependent receptor, which translates into the protein MGKVLSFKRRLLMASVSTGLVSGVVLAGPAGAAQDEETNVQNLPPVEVAAPPPSVARRTAPTRPVARIGAASSAAPKTRLYVYPTSPGIGRGLDVDKVPSAINAVDASQIKRTGSLNVTDALRDNIAGVNITEVTGNPFQPDVEFRGFVASPVTGTPQGLAVYQNGVRINEAFSDAVNWDLIPTAAIRSVTLVTNNPAFGLNALGGAINLQMKDGFTYQGAEIDVMGGSFGRVQGSAQWGKQVDKNYGVYAALEGLRDNGFRNFSQSTVRRFYGDVGYKAGDSEFHANMGVAKNDFGASATVPAELLDKYWGATYTTPQTTSNRVGYLNLTGKADPTPTWTLEGTAHVRRYEQKLVDGNPTDVQECAVLGLLCFGDDATPANGTNGAQLVNPYPLGTILGEIDRSTIRSTTFGVSGQATNTDQLFGHDNRFVMGTTYDASVTRYNATAEIGSIGENYVVSGSGLFLGPTGQPETIAGPVSLRTVNQYNGLYAMDTFNVTDAFAVTGGGRFNVARISLEDQLGTDLNGDHTFTRFNPVIGGTYKITPGLTAYAGYSEANRVPTPLELGCSDPARPCLIAAFLVSDPPLKQVVSKTVEAGLRGTKELNIGTLGWKIGGFRATNYDDIVAVPVVGRTGFGYFSNVGRTRRQGLEAEVNIKSPTLQFQASYAFVDARFLDPLELGSESPLADPASETIQVRPGNQLPAIPRHRIKVGIDYAVTDVWKVGGNALFVSSQYLVGDESNQFAKLPSYTVFNLHTSYQVAKNIQLYGKVDNIFDKRYATYGQFFDTGALPNFTNGGNDFTDPHSLSPARPRAFYAGMRVTF
- a CDS encoding histidine kinase, whose amino-acid sequence is MWQNLSLRGRINLLLALLLALGLAVNIGRQVAEAGPRVQAEDQSVIRLAREFIEMIVADLNEAPDPDARLNQIARDLSRLRHVSITLRDTGGNPQTPPRLDTDADMRGPPAWFVSLVHPEQTAVSVPVSIHGKPGSLLITSHPDDEIAEIWDGIVTQLEVGTAIALALFFLMMKVVGRALAPLQSLAEAMGKLEGGHYEARVAPGGAPELAAICTKLNHLAATLGEAVEDKRRLAERAVSLQDIERKEIARELHDEFGPYLFSLRAHAGALAKQADGRVPNAEAVRKHGSAMLEQINALQQFNRRVLERLRPVGLAELGLRQALESLSRLWRESHPDVAIETVISPSLGVTGETADLTIYRIVQEALTNVFRHAGATSVNVVIEPAQQMAQDGRCCARVRVSDNGRGMEPGQKLGFGLVGMRERILALGGTLNVVSGDGGLTVEALVPTAAA
- the fghA gene encoding S-formylglutathione hydrolase, whose protein sequence is MTIQTVSTNKSYGGVQGVYRHASQATGTDMVFSVYVPPHADGAKLPVVWYLSGLTCTHANVTEKGEFRKACAELGLIFVAPDTSPRGADVPGDANNAYDFGLGAGFYVDATQEPFARNYRMWSYVTDELPKLIAGNFPVDAKRQSIMGHSMGGHGALTVALRNPHRYRAASAFAPIVAPSLVPWGTKALTGYLGPNKDAWRGHDTVALIEDGAKFSGFLVDVGEADNFLKEQLKPELLEAACSKAGIPLTLRRQAGYDHSYYFISTFMGDHLHWHAEKLKG
- a CDS encoding ABC transporter substrate-binding protein, with translation MIRWLAGLIGLGLAATSALAAEPALIGVGYLGVAGTRSTLSLVEQPAENDGVAGARLAIEDNNTTGKFLGQRFALEERRIKEGEDVVQAATALAEKNGFIIADLPADALLKVSDALRDRGTLLFNAGAIDERLREVDCRANVIHTAPTRAMLADALGQYLVWKKWSRWLLVVGSHDEDKLFADALRRTATRFGAKIVQEKTFEDKGGARRTDSGVTLIQRQMPVFTQGAPAYDVLVAADESEVFGAYLPYRTWDPRPVAGSAGLVPRSWDASQDQWGAIQMQNRFVKLNARRMTALDMQAWTAARMIGEATSRTNSGDVKKVTDFIKGPDFSVAAFKGTRLTLRDWNLQLRQPILLVDGRMVVSVSPQEGFLHQVSELDTLGYDRPESKCKLK
- a CDS encoding DUF3280 domain-containing protein encodes the protein MTNLSGHATPHFVPARARPGITIMRALMMIAALLLTPSLARADPPKLAVFDFELIDTSLPGEFYGSRPEEARLVLISEQLRKELTESGRFQVLDIAPVRDAARHANLQACGGCDLKLAGELGADLEITGMVQKVSNLIINLNIYLRDVKTGNMIAAASADMRGNTDEAWTRTMSYLIRNRLLAPNYGKRE